CACGCTTTCTACATGCTCATGATCAACACATCAAGGAAGAACGACGCTTAAATACACTAACAAATAAATAACAATATACTAACAATTAATAATATGAGCAAGAAATGTGATTTTCTAGAGATGCTCCAAATTGCACGTTCCGAAAGTCATTCCAGTCCTCGAAACCCATTCCATTCCAGCCATACCACTTCAGGCTTGCTAGGTTGACCAGTGCTTGACATCTTAAACGTCTCTCGCGGCTGCTGATGCGACTGTATGCGTAGGTATGTCATAAAAAATTATCCTACTGTCCCATCGAGCATGCCTGCATTGCCGAACCGGGATGTTCGAGTAAACTGCTCAGGGTAATTTCAGAAGCGGCAGACTGGCGTTATATGAGCGTGCAGTCAATAATAGCGATTAGTATTTCTCCCAGAGTTACCGAGAAGGAAAGAAATATATGCACAATCCACTACTATAGGATGGTAGATGCCATCCCAtacgacttctcaaaatgggtgctcataacacctggcaagagctggtggaagcccagaaaaccaaccaactcgagaggctgaagctcacgccgacgggcagatcggtccttgcgcgcctcggctacggagaacgctacatctccgacgcggaccacaaggtcaagataccgccatgcttaagagaatccctgagcatcgacaaactaccgcgcaacatgcatcccgagcatcatcggggacgccggctcgctcgagtcgacgccatcctaagacgccacaagcacgatccagatgctcgctacgtagatgcgtccaaatacccggaAAAAACCCGGaaaaaaccgcttacgccctgagtgtggttgactcgataggcaaagaactggcatccgccacagtcagggtgcggaactcggagacagcggaagaagcggcgatcgccctcacCACCACTTCGAGCACGAACgtggtcgcagtcttcacggactcccaatccgcagtactaaattacacgagaggccgaatatcggtggaagcagtcaaaattctgcagaaaagaagcactccgctcccttacacctgcgtcacgtgggtaccagggcacgaggggctcgagggaaacgaagcggcacacgccgcggcccgcgatcacgtcaaccgggcctctctcgccgcctcgtgAGActcccgaccgcctggtgacgcagcggaaacggagacaatatcccccacgtataacgccatcctccaacactaccgactgggacgcagggtgtacccgccacctcatacaaaactgaccaaagaggaaagcaccgcattccgaagactgcagagcaatacgtacacccatgggatcttcatgcatcgcatccacccgacactacacacctacaactgcccgatctgcgccgtgccagacactctggctcatttgctactcgagtgcccgtggcgccccgaagacgccgttaccaaacatacaacgtccgaagacgtgaacctcctcgccgagacatgggaggccaagatctccaccccggccctggacgaacaacgacgtcttgtcgccagagcccgggatgctatcgcggccagaggattcctggaatgagggaccctcccacctagagtgatccacagctgaaacgctcgggaacaccgtctcgagaattaaagtttatttcatcatcatcatcactactaTGGGAAGTAACGTTGTGCGAAGTATTTTGCGGGTAGCCGGCTACGTGTACCATTTAATGGGGTTGCGTGAAGTGTCACGTAATGGGTAAACTTGTCCAAGGTAGAGTGCCTTGATAGGCGGTATTGACATCGAGGCACCTATAGGGTAAGGTAGAGGCCGCGTAAGACGAGTATAATATGTGTGTCACACGAGCATATGTGTTACGACAACTACGAGACGAGGGCATACAGTCACGACGGCGCTTCCACCACGACGACGTTCAAGACGATAGCATGACAACAATAGCGACGACAATTATTTTGACGCCAACGAcacgacgacaacggcgacgacaTGATGTCTTTTCTATTTACACGACCCGTCACTCCTCACTCCTATCCCCAGCTCTCGTCCACACCCCTACCGACACGCTACATTATGCGAGACAGGATTCAAAGAAACCGCAAGTCGCTATGAAGAACCAACGAATGCTACGCGCTAAAAACAAAGCTCTGTTCGGAGCgcacctgtatatatatatgtggagGAACGAAATAAACTATAGAAGGAATCATCACCTCACGCAGCCAATTTCACAAGCTCCGAGGAGCCATTCCCATCACTTTCCTCTGTCAAAAAGCCAATCCAACACGTGCCCCGGTGCTCTTTCGATTCCGCCATGTGTGCTTGGTTCCGGGTAGGTCatataccccagtcacacgggcacccTTAATGTCACTTTGAACGAATGCACTTCGCTTTTAGTGCCGCGTGCAGGCTGTCAGACCGAAAGGATTAGTGACGCTTGCTGTGGAGTGCAGTTCTGCGAACTCATTTCACTGAACTGAACCTCCACAGCAGTGCCTCAAGGAGAAATAAACAAATACTCGATGCACAGTTGGCACTAATTTAGGTGACACATCTTTGTGACTTGAAATGTTACGAGCGTCATCGTGACACAGTGAAGCCGAAGCAAACTTGAAACTTTCATTTTCGGCATCCGTCAAACTATGGTGTACTATAGTCGAACCATCCAGGGAGTACGCCACTTTGACTGGCTGGATTTTGGGTATGTTCCTTGTTTGTAtcgacacacacaaaaaaatagatGGGCTAACGGGATTATAGTTTCTCTGTACGTCTTATTGGAAAGATTCTCGCATATAGGcatttatttcgtaataaatgagcaattattaattaataattaataacTGATTTTGGCTTAATTTCAAAGTGCGACTGCGGCAGCCGCACGTTACTGTCGCATCCATTATCTTATTAGAACAGAGTGCGCTGAGCACGGCTGCTGCGGCGGTGGAAGACATTAAAGGTTATCGTGACATGATCGCGTTTTGGGCAAGCTCTTTTTCGCTCTTATTTTATCGCGTTAAGCGTCCTCCTAGTTATTTCCTTACCCCGTGCGCAGCTCAGCTCTCACGCGGGCTGCGAGCGGTTCAAGCTAAGGAGGCCACTGTCAAGTAGAGTAGTTTGACGTCATCGAAAGCACGTAAACATAGCAGTCGAAATAATGTACGACTTAAATACTACGAAAGTATTGTTACAATTTCGCATTATAATCAAAGTAAGTGAACAACGGAGCATCCAATATTTTTACAAGGCCTTTCCATTTGCATGGTATTTttatttctggagttttacgtgctaaaaaaaaacgtttgattatgagtcacgccgtagtggaggattaattctgaccaccatgGGATCTTtaactttcttaacaaaacgtcgttttatgcattgaagcacaaaagtaactggaacaccaattcatttctccgcaaagttctagaatcaatatctctaaactggtgtcattctgagaattcgttccaagtggatccgccttgcgaactccacggctagaatttgtaaattgcaatacgggccataaGGCAATgggttcaaaacttaattagtgaattttggttaTTTAGTCGATTcatcatttcaatttttttgtgtgttagTAATGCCAGCCTCTTCTagtagagcagctcatgaactagaagtgTGCTTCTGCCcaaggcaacctttaaaaatttttggacgtgttcgctgaaacaccctgtatatgaggCTACATtgcatgtacagcctcccgcatttttaactatatcgcgtgAGCGTCCATTACGCGtaattttagcgcctttaagcggcgattaTCAGCGacaccggcagaagtactctcaagctcactaagcactctcctgtgcaagagtcgtctaatgcgatgttgccttcaggacgacgtacgatcATATTATAGTGtcctcgcgcgatatagttaaaaatgcgggaggctatACATGTTTTGTGTCGTCATGTATCGTTTGGTTAAGCGTAACAGAGGTGCACAAACTAGCACTATCTTGTAAGTGATCATGCAGTGAATATAAATACGGATGATAATATACcaggtgttttatttttttttttaacgttaacagaatttttttttaatttacctcTTGGATATAGCACAAATCTACTAATTGCGATGAATTACTCAAAGATgtggacaatacttgcacaagaaatcaaaatgaaatGTTGATTAATTATCAAAAATTTATCTAACCAACCTTTCTACTAATTACTTCAGCGCAGCAGCACCAGTATGGACGGCCGGTTCTGTGCGTGCCCTCAACTCAGCGCAGGCAGAAGgggcggccattgccctcgctgcagcggCCGGATTTACCACCATAATCAGTTCTTAATCTTTCTGGGTTGAACTGATTATAATCATAATCAGCtactcaaagaccgccatatccaactttgcacgtggaattGTGACCCCAGCAACGCTGCGAATACTGCACCCCCTACTCTCCCCCAAACAACAAGACAGTGAAGAAGAACCCGCCCCAActgaattgatatgggtcccggctcacgcaggaAACCCGGCGAACAGGGCGGCCCACcaatgtgctcgaggattcgtcagccgagcggtgggtcccgtctctgacccGGGGACCTGTTCAGccagccactgaccacataccacgacACTGCAcaacactaccgcctcgcaagacggacaaaaccccccacttcatcccaagctcaccaagggacaagaagtcacctggcgccgaatccaaacgcactcctttctcAACCCACAAATACACACAGACTTTGACGTTACAGACCCATACTGATCATTATGTGGCTCCATAGCCtctttaaatcatattctctTGGACTGCAGGAAagatcctccccccccccacccgcccCCATCagctcctggccgctccctcgcctgaagctaAGCCAAATTGACAAAATAAAGTTGCTTCCTCCTCCTCCAGTGATTTCAGAAGACATATCCACTTGCAGCGAATTTGTAAAgtggcaccagttttgagataagcgctGTTGAACTTGCAGTAAAAATTTGCTGTTGCTTCATTTACTTTTTTTAGAAcgctttttttatgcattgaagctcaaaaataACCGGGACACCAATGCACTTCGTCGAACACTTTGGAAACGCATATCTCAAAACTACTGTCACCCCAGATACCGTTCCTAGTGGATCCAATTTGCGAACTGGGCGGCTATAAAATTAGTAAATTACAACATGTGTCATAAAATACGTGGTCGCATGTTAGACCTAACTCCAGCTTCCTTCTTCGACAGTTTCCCAAGCGACACTTTGGGCCAGCCGCACACCGTGGTACTACGCTGCCGTACTCTGGCTGGTGCAGTTGGGTTCCGTTCCTAGTCACGTGGCCATCATGCCAGACGGCAGCCGGCGGTTTGCGCAGCGAACGGGCACAGACCTTCGACGGACATACATCGTTGGAGCGCTTCTATTCGGCAGGGTGAGCAGCCTTAACTCACGAGAAGCTCTTATAGCGAGGATTTTATTTCGATCACCCATGTTGACAGCGGCGACAACCGTCCCGCAATTTAGCATGCTGCTACCCCATGATGCGACGGACTGCGCGGTTCAGTGCTTTCCGGCGCTCAGTACCATTTTGTTGCTGCGAGTTTAGAAGTCCTGCGGAAACAGGCGTTACGGAGTCCTGAACATTATTTGTGCGCGTCTAAAATGGCGGTATgagcgtgcgtgtgtgcgagcgAGAGAAGGGCGATGAAGGGCGCGGTGGTCGCTGGTAATAATTTATGACGTTTGTCTTTCTCCTAATGTAGACCACCCGTAGACCATATAAATAAAGATATCTGCGAGTTCAACTGCGGCCTGGGGCTTCAGCCTGGCGCCGTATGACGCACTGGTATGCCGAGAACTGAGAGAACCCGCGTAACAGCAACCACCGCCGCGGTAAAATGACGACCATCTCTTCGCATGTCCAGGCATGTCGGTGGTGCTTCGAAGCGGGTGTCAGCCGAGTGACAGTGTTTGTGTTCGCACTCCGTCACATGCGGCGCAGCACCTATGAAAAGACCGCCCTCTTCTCGGCAGCCATGGACACCTGGGCCAACAGCCTGCGCACTCTGTGAGTCACATGACAAAGATGGTTCAACGCATCTTTGTGTTCTTCACTGCTGATTCAATTATTTAGTAAGCGTCATTCACTGACACGCACAAATTTTTTTAATTCGCGATGCCTACCCCATTTTTGCATAATAAAAACCTATTTCAAAGAACCATAACAGAAAGGTGGTTTTCTATGCGGCCTTGTGACATCTGTAGGCCCGTACTCACAAAAACCCGCCGTGGTGTCTTACTGGCtaatggtgttctgctgctgagcacaaggtggCGGGCTCGATTCCATGCCTGTGGCACCCGCATTCCTGTGGGAGCGCAATGCAAGAACATTCATGTAACGTGCTTCGCGCGCAAGCTGAAGAATCACAGCCTTCACTGGAGCATAACATCGCAACCCACTGTGAAGCTTGCGGGACGGTCACTACCTttttgtctttcttctttttatttttttttcactccacaTAATTTTTCTTGTGTGAGAGTATTCCTTTCCTCATTGAATAGTAGTCCGGCGCCAATACAATAGCCGTGTTCGATGCGACGATAACTAGCCAGCACGTCGCTTAATTACAGAAGAAaaacatgtcgcagtttcacccgaaaggcgaagcatcgattgcgatagtgggatagaaaattagtggactagctatacaaagtaaggatagtagttttatcggccgtataaatttgtaaacataagcgcactaactaaattaacaagcatggtgtcacgcacgcacaatcaaacatgaacgcatctcacccgatgaccgcggtagctcgctatcaaaacgctggagtgagtcagcgcggcaacaacagcgagcgaattcagcTTCATGCATGCCGGCGCTCGCATCGACGCGATCTTATCCGCGAAAAAACAGGGAGCTCGGACTCTGCCCCGCCGCtcatagctttcaagatacagccacgCGGGCGCGCGCTCGCGGCGGCGCAGAacgtgaaccccccccccccccctccctcccacccttCCCCCGGAACCTTCCCGCCCGGCGcaagcgcgcggccgcagtaaagcgcggcccctccaccccCCTACCCTTCCTCGGGAGTGTTGTGCGCCAC
This Dermacentor silvarum isolate Dsil-2018 chromosome 6, BIME_Dsil_1.4, whole genome shotgun sequence DNA region includes the following protein-coding sequences:
- the LOC119456994 gene encoding dehydrodolichyl diphosphate synthase complex subunit Dhdds-like isoform X5 → MEQPRGDAAAGSQETAPSDCVCNDDEVSQATLWASRTPWYYAAVLWLVQLGSVPSHVAIMPDGSRRFAQRTGTDLRRTYIVGALLFGRACRWCFEAGVSRVTVFVFALRHMRRSTYEKTALFSAAMDTWANSLRTLSHIDSLGMRMMCVGQTELLPIEQQIKLAELEVATSHSQRSHTCLICTGYSSKNQMARAALHLAKAVKAAIITTKQQKKSIVL